Proteins encoded within one genomic window of Campylobacter showae CSUNSWCD:
- a CDS encoding lipid-binding SYLF domain-containing protein gives MKRFLKLAACALLLGQLAYADFTQNQKVRTSFDILNDLGSRKLLNLKDTSEIRGIIVIPEVVSGGLVVTTHTGDGIFVGRNDENEWSSPIFINFKGGGIGLQGGYKSTDLVVLFKSRRSYAGLINGKGQIDLSADAVVLGAGEKAGVMSDLPEITAWATLRGKSRGLFAGVSVNTSLVVVDKQATYDYYDRMYDMEDIYNNSPKDSRYTKTLKEVLNKYFK, from the coding sequence ATGAAAAGATTTTTAAAGCTTGCCGCTTGCGCACTTTTGCTCGGTCAGCTTGCTTATGCGGATTTTACACAAAATCAAAAAGTAAGAACATCATTTGATATCTTAAACGATCTAGGTTCTAGAAAACTGCTAAATTTAAAAGATACTAGCGAAATAAGAGGCATAATAGTCATACCAGAAGTAGTTAGCGGCGGGCTAGTCGTGACGACTCATACTGGAGACGGTATATTCGTCGGCAGAAATGATGAAAATGAATGGAGCAGTCCGATATTTATAAATTTTAAAGGCGGTGGCATAGGTCTGCAGGGCGGCTATAAATCAACCGACCTTGTTGTGCTTTTTAAATCAAGAAGATCGTATGCAGGACTAATAAACGGCAAAGGTCAAATCGATCTTAGCGCCGATGCCGTAGTACTGGGCGCGGGCGAAAAAGCCGGTGTAATGAGCGATCTGCCTGAAATTACGGCTTGGGCTACGTTAAGAGGCAAAAGCAGGGGCCTTTTTGCAGGCGTTAGCGTTAACACGTCTTTGGTCGTGGTAGACAAGCAGGCTACGTATGATTATTACGATAGAATGTATGATATGGAAGATATCTACAACAACTCCCCGAAAGACTCAAGATATACAAAAACGCTAAAAGAAGTATTAAATAAATATTTTAAATAA
- a CDS encoding alanine/glycine:cation symporter family protein has product MNDEMSLTNDFLYGYFLVIVLVLTGIYFSYITRFVQFRMFFEACKVLVEKKDKYNKHHLTPFQALMISTASRVGIGNIAGISAAIVAGGPGALFWMCLMAFLGAASAFAESTLAQIYKTKDVFGFKGGPAYYIKNGLGIKWLATLFAVILVITYAYGFNGLQSYTMTSAFQIYYDQSAGATSFSDSGLPVGIGLILTAFAAVMFFSKSHIIGKVSSYIVPFMALAYILLAFIAICLNLDKLPSVFDMIIKSAFDFKAIFGGFAGSVIVYGIKRGLFSNEAGMGSAPNAAAAAHTSHPVKQGLVQAMAVFIDMTICVASGMIVLFSQAYITKQTGASGELLTALPLVQAAMREYYGEIGLHFTTLAVVLFAITSLIGNYYYAQANIKYLTKNHKIAMAFKVTAVAMIFVGAQMNLTIAWNIADITMAAMATINIAAIFMLSKVMIKALKDYESQRKAGLNPEFDPESIGIANTTCWRKK; this is encoded by the coding sequence ATGAACGACGAGATGTCGCTAACCAACGACTTTTTATACGGCTATTTTTTGGTTATCGTGCTCGTTCTTACTGGTATTTATTTTAGCTATATCACTAGATTCGTGCAGTTTAGGATGTTTTTCGAGGCGTGCAAAGTGCTAGTCGAGAAAAAAGATAAATACAACAAGCACCACCTTACGCCCTTTCAAGCGCTTATGATCTCTACCGCCTCGCGCGTGGGCATCGGAAATATCGCCGGCATCTCCGCTGCTATCGTAGCCGGCGGTCCGGGCGCGCTATTTTGGATGTGTTTGATGGCGTTTTTGGGCGCGGCTTCGGCATTTGCCGAGAGTACGCTAGCTCAAATTTACAAAACCAAAGACGTATTCGGCTTTAAGGGCGGCCCGGCATACTACATCAAAAACGGTCTAGGCATTAAATGGCTAGCTACGCTTTTTGCAGTTATCCTCGTCATTACCTACGCTTACGGATTTAACGGCCTACAAAGCTACACCATGACCTCCGCCTTTCAAATTTACTACGACCAAAGCGCGGGCGCTACGAGCTTTAGCGATAGCGGCTTGCCGGTTGGTATCGGGCTCATCCTTACCGCATTTGCGGCGGTTATGTTTTTTAGCAAGAGCCATATTATCGGCAAGGTTAGCTCCTACATCGTGCCTTTTATGGCGCTTGCTTACATCCTGCTAGCCTTTATCGCGATCTGCTTAAATTTAGACAAGCTCCCGTCAGTATTTGATATGATTATAAAAAGCGCCTTTGATTTTAAGGCGATATTTGGCGGATTTGCCGGTAGCGTGATCGTCTACGGTATCAAGCGCGGACTATTTTCAAACGAAGCGGGCATGGGTTCTGCGCCAAACGCGGCCGCTGCTGCTCATACTAGCCACCCGGTTAAACAAGGACTCGTGCAGGCGATGGCGGTTTTTATAGATATGACGATCTGCGTGGCTTCTGGCATGATAGTGCTTTTCTCGCAGGCCTATATCACAAAGCAAACTGGCGCCAGCGGCGAGCTACTAACCGCGCTTCCTTTGGTGCAGGCTGCAATGCGCGAGTACTACGGCGAGATCGGCCTTCACTTTACGACGCTTGCGGTGGTGCTTTTTGCGATCACATCGCTGATCGGCAACTACTACTACGCGCAGGCAAATATCAAATACCTCACCAAAAACCACAAAATCGCCATGGCATTTAAGGTTACGGCGGTCGCAATGATATTCGTCGGAGCGCAGATGAACCTAACTATCGCCTGGAACATCGCCGATATCACGATGGCTGCGATGGCTACGATAAATATCGCGGCGATCTTTATGCTATCAAAAGTCATGATAAAAGCCCTAAAAGACTACGAATCGCAAAGAAAAGCTGGGCTAAATCCGGAATTTGACCCTGAGAGCATAGGTATCGCAAACACAACTTGCTGGAGAAAAAAATGA
- a CDS encoding M23 family metallopeptidase has protein sequence MKKIILAVLICLNLSAKGQGSAPSETQTIVNGDVEIVQVEAKFAGNLSIDGKKKRWLSVPGDENLKFAVVAASYRQKGEIKLINGLKSGDETIVFKIMEGEYKKEKITVEGSKVTPPKEVLKRIEEEREEANKIYATTNVGLKFNSKFILPMSSSVTSPFGTARVFNGTLKSYHGGTDFRAAVGTSVIAANDGVVVIAKDRYYAGGSVVIDHGEGIYTQYYHLSALNVKVGQSVKKGDIIALSGASGRVSGPHLHFGVIAGGVQVNPLNFVKKINEILN, from the coding sequence ATGAAAAAGATTATTTTAGCCGTTTTGATCTGCCTAAATTTAAGCGCAAAAGGGCAGGGCAGCGCGCCGAGCGAAACTCAGACGATCGTAAACGGCGACGTGGAGATAGTGCAAGTGGAGGCTAAATTTGCCGGAAATTTAAGCATCGACGGCAAGAAAAAGCGCTGGCTTAGCGTGCCTGGCGATGAAAATTTAAAATTTGCCGTAGTTGCTGCTAGCTACCGTCAAAAGGGCGAAATCAAGCTAATAAACGGGCTTAAAAGCGGCGACGAGACGATAGTTTTTAAGATCATGGAGGGCGAATATAAAAAAGAAAAAATAACCGTCGAGGGTAGTAAGGTGACGCCTCCAAAAGAGGTTCTAAAGCGTATCGAGGAGGAGCGCGAGGAGGCAAATAAAATCTACGCCACGACTAATGTCGGGCTAAAATTTAACTCCAAATTTATCCTACCGATGAGCTCGTCGGTTACGAGTCCGTTCGGTACTGCGCGCGTATTTAACGGTACCCTAAAGAGCTACCACGGCGGCACGGACTTTAGGGCCGCGGTCGGCACGTCCGTTATCGCGGCAAACGACGGCGTAGTCGTCATCGCAAAAGATCGCTACTATGCGGGCGGATCTGTAGTTATAGACCACGGAGAGGGCATTTACACGCAGTACTATCATCTAAGCGCGCTAAACGTCAAAGTCGGACAAAGCGTCAAAAAAGGCGATATCATCGCGCTTAGCGGTGCTAGCGGGCGAGTGAGCGGGCCGCACCTGCACTTTGGCGTGATCGCGGGCGGCGTGCAGGTAAATCCGCTAAATTTCGTCAAAAAAATCAACGAAATTTTAAATTAA
- a CDS encoding heavy metal translocating P-type ATPase, with translation MTPKNNVRIAHLIKNRVRFICERIGENCDESHLEAQISEFKYVKSVRVNKKAKSIVVGFESNLDEIKDFIENLQIKNLSKRKEEPSKAEIYKAAAALALTPLIGSNGVKAAVSLVAAAPLLKEGASEAVNEGVTSKALEAAAVGVSLARRDFLAANSTNLMLTIGEYMEESAVHRSDDLIKELARPNIEEVWIEINDHGKKSLKKIPTADVKIGDIVVVGAGESIGIDGYIVEGTASVNQVSMTGEAEPVKKERGDRVMSGTVVEDGRIKIWAESIAAESATARIKSYIQSSLNEKSAVGLKATRLADKLVPVTLSLAGVSYLLSRDMTRVASVLQADYSCALKLATPVAFKSSISKAGRNGVLIKGAKSIEALASADTFVFDKTGTLTHGSLSVVKVHSFKKEFTEAQLLNLTASAEEHYFHPVAEAIVKAAREIGFHHIHHDEVEFIVAHGVKTYVGGKEVVIGSRHFLEDDEQISFSKHEEIIKSEVDSGLTLLYIGYDKELLGIIAMRDTMRENAAQTLAKLRKLGVKELIMLTGDVQSKADQVASELGIDRVYANCLPTDKAGIIEQLKAEGKKVAFVGDGINDAPSLTKAHVGISMQRGADIAKATADISLLKDDIGSVAVAKDIANKTMRLINTNFNATVGINSLILAGATFGLFNPIATAVLHNGTTIGLLANSMKGVKIGAK, from the coding sequence TTGACTCCCAAAAATAACGTTCGCATCGCACATCTAATAAAAAATCGCGTTAGGTTTATCTGCGAACGTATCGGCGAGAACTGCGACGAGAGCCATTTGGAGGCGCAAATTTCCGAATTTAAATACGTAAAAAGCGTCAGAGTAAATAAAAAAGCTAAAAGCATCGTGGTCGGCTTTGAGTCAAATTTAGACGAGATTAAAGATTTTATCGAGAATTTACAGATTAAAAATTTAAGCAAGCGTAAAGAAGAGCCGAGCAAGGCTGAAATTTATAAAGCTGCAGCCGCTTTAGCTCTCACCCCGCTGATTGGTAGCAATGGCGTAAAGGCTGCAGTTAGCCTCGTCGCCGCAGCTCCGCTACTAAAAGAAGGCGCAAGCGAAGCCGTAAACGAGGGCGTAACCTCAAAGGCTCTTGAAGCAGCGGCCGTCGGCGTGAGTCTAGCCAGGCGCGACTTTTTGGCGGCAAATAGCACAAATCTCATGCTAACTATCGGCGAATACATGGAAGAAAGCGCCGTACATCGCAGCGACGACCTCATCAAAGAGCTAGCCCGCCCAAACATCGAAGAGGTCTGGATCGAGATAAATGATCACGGCAAAAAATCTCTCAAAAAAATCCCGACCGCAGACGTAAAAATAGGCGACATCGTAGTAGTCGGCGCAGGCGAAAGCATCGGCATCGACGGCTATATCGTCGAAGGCACCGCGAGCGTAAATCAAGTCTCGATGACGGGCGAAGCAGAGCCGGTCAAAAAAGAGCGCGGCGACCGCGTGATGAGCGGAACGGTCGTCGAGGACGGACGCATAAAAATTTGGGCCGAGAGTATAGCGGCCGAGAGCGCAACAGCGAGGATAAAATCCTACATCCAAAGCTCGCTAAACGAAAAATCGGCCGTCGGGTTAAAAGCCACGAGGCTAGCCGACAAGCTAGTGCCCGTGACGCTAAGCCTAGCCGGCGTTTCGTATCTGCTTAGCCGCGATATGACGCGCGTCGCTAGCGTCTTGCAGGCGGACTACTCCTGCGCGCTAAAGCTAGCCACACCCGTCGCCTTTAAATCAAGCATCTCAAAAGCAGGCCGCAACGGCGTGCTGATAAAGGGCGCTAAATCTATCGAAGCGCTAGCGAGCGCAGATACTTTCGTCTTTGATAAAACGGGCACATTAACGCACGGCAGCTTAAGCGTCGTGAAAGTTCACTCGTTTAAAAAAGAATTTACCGAGGCTCAGCTCTTAAATTTGACCGCAAGCGCAGAGGAGCACTACTTTCACCCCGTAGCCGAGGCTATCGTAAAGGCCGCTAGAGAGATAGGCTTTCATCATATCCACCACGACGAGGTCGAGTTTATCGTCGCTCACGGCGTGAAAACCTACGTAGGCGGCAAAGAGGTCGTGATCGGCTCGCGGCATTTTTTAGAGGACGACGAGCAAATTTCATTTAGCAAACACGAAGAAATCATAAAAAGCGAAGTAGATAGCGGACTTACGCTACTATACATAGGCTACGACAAAGAGCTTTTAGGTATCATCGCCATGCGCGACACTATGCGAGAAAACGCCGCGCAGACGCTGGCAAAACTGCGAAAACTAGGCGTAAAAGAGCTAATCATGCTAACGGGCGACGTGCAGTCTAAAGCTGATCAGGTAGCAAGCGAGCTAGGTATCGATAGAGTCTATGCAAACTGCCTACCTACCGATAAAGCAGGCATTATCGAGCAGCTAAAAGCCGAAGGTAAAAAAGTAGCCTTCGTCGGAGACGGCATCAACGACGCGCCAAGCCTCACCAAGGCGCACGTAGGCATCAGCATGCAAAGAGGTGCAGACATCGCAAAAGCTACCGCCGACATCAGCCTACTAAAAGACGACATCGGCTCGGTCGCCGTCGCAAAAGACATCGCAAATAAAACGATGAGGCTGATAAATACGAATTTTAACGCTACCGTCGGCATAAACTCGCTCATCCTAGCAGGTGCTACGTTTGGACTCTTTAACCCTATCGCCACGGCCGTTTTACACAACGGCACGACGATCGGACTGCTGGCAAATTCGATGAAAGGCGTCAAGATAGGCGCGAAGTAA
- a CDS encoding DUF1104 domain-containing protein, whose amino-acid sequence MKKVVLISMLVAGGLFAASLENSTNDELYKMVANADAKTLSEVAFEIDKRAGKLRYEAKEVKRGLKAEMIKKMDAMSVADRQNFMQDFRKSYNDKVGALSVAEAKRLDIELKDGDDDDVFHKKFKRDFKGGFIKDKDGKGPHMPQNKE is encoded by the coding sequence ATGAAAAAAGTAGTTTTGATTAGTATGCTGGTTGCGGGCGGGCTTTTTGCCGCGTCGCTTGAAAATAGCACAAACGACGAGCTATATAAAATGGTCGCAAATGCCGATGCTAAGACGCTTAGCGAAGTAGCGTTTGAGATAGACAAGCGTGCGGGCAAACTAAGATACGAGGCAAAAGAGGTTAAGCGCGGACTAAAAGCCGAGATGATAAAGAAAATGGATGCCATGAGCGTCGCCGATAGGCAAAATTTCATGCAGGATTTTCGCAAAAGCTACAATGACAAGGTTGGCGCGCTAAGCGTGGCGGAAGCAAAAAGGCTTGATATCGAGCTAAAAGACGGCGATGACGACGATGTTTTTCACAAGAAATTTAAGCGAGATTTCAAGGGCGGGTTTATAAAAGATAAA
- a CDS encoding HMA2 domain-containing protein: MSAAPHIPSELVLRIASYFTPIHHVAGRLRVRVSSDIKKEADSLPLEKIDQTIKQIDGIKNVKFNKLIGSATIEYDHEVFPKKMWDDLLKGENLHEISALINNLAQKATGGAR, translated from the coding sequence ATGAGCGCAGCGCCACATATACCATCGGAGTTAGTCTTACGCATAGCTTCGTATTTTACGCCGATCCACCACGTCGCAGGCCGTTTAAGAGTCCGCGTCAGCAGCGATATCAAAAAAGAAGCGGACAGCTTGCCGTTAGAAAAAATAGATCAAACGATCAAGCAAATAGACGGCATAAAAAACGTCAAATTTAACAAACTAATCGGTTCTGCAACGATCGAGTACGACCACGAAGTTTTCCCGAAAAAGATGTGGGATGATCTGCTAAAAGGCGAAAATTTGCACGAAATCTCAGCCCTCATCAACAATCTAGCTCAAAAAGCTACCGGCGGCGCAAGATGA
- a CDS encoding Fur family transcriptional regulator yields the protein MHTFDKFYMKFLELLRDYGYKNSAAKEQILKILFSSDEHLGASEIQTKIKSEFRRNVSLTAIYQFLNFLQDFGLVLSFEENGINKFELNLKSHHDHLVCTKCGATENFFDKDIEEKQEQICRNSGFKLEGHAMILYGICLKCQNK from the coding sequence ATGCACACTTTTGATAAATTTTATATGAAATTTTTAGAGCTTTTACGGGATTACGGATATAAAAATTCCGCCGCAAAAGAGCAAATTTTAAAAATTTTATTTTCCAGCGACGAGCACCTTGGTGCAAGCGAGATACAAACTAAGATCAAAAGTGAATTTAGACGAAATGTGAGCCTCACGGCGATCTATCAGTTTTTAAATTTTTTGCAGGATTTCGGGCTGGTTTTGAGTTTTGAAGAGAACGGGATAAATAAATTCGAGCTAAATTTAAAGTCGCATCACGATCATCTCGTCTGTACCAAGTGCGGCGCGACCGAGAATTTTTTCGATAAAGATATAGAAGAAAAACAAGAGCAAATTTGTAGAAATTCAGGCTTTAAACTCGAAGGCCATGCGATGATTTTATACGGAATTTGTCTAAAGTGCCAAAACAAATAG